The genomic window CAATCATTTGTTAAATTGATCCCCTATAACGCTTATTGGTCAGCGTGTTTTAATTGTAGCGGTAAACTAATTGATGTGGATATTGTGCTACCTCATATTTGGGCTAATCAACTGATTGAGGAAGTTGATCTGGAAATTGATCTCTTAAAAATGGATGATGGCAGGCTCGAAATTCGCGATCAGGCTGAATTCACGGTAGTTTGCCAACGTTGGCCAATGCCAGCAAGCCTAGTTAACCAAGTGCATGCAACAACTAGCCAAATCTATCAACAATTGGCTACAGAGGCTGAGCCATTTAAGTGCGTTGGAGTGCAATGGTTAGCTCGTTTTTTACAACAAATCGAGGGCTTGTAGTTCAAAAATTCTAACACTTTCATGGCTAGACAAGGGTGAGCGAATACCGTATAATGGCTAACACGTTCACGTGAGCAATCGCGTGGGCGTTTCTTTTGACTGAGAGTCCTCTCGGTTTTTTTTCATTCCATAATCGAGGCAAGTACTATGACCGATAAGCCGTTTTATCTGACTAAAGAGGGTCGTGCGAAACTGGAAGCGGAAATTGAGGAACTTGAAACAACTGGCCGTATGGAAGTCGCCGAGCGGATTCGTCAAGCCAAAGAACTCGGCGATATTTCCGAAAGCGGTGAGTACGAAGATGCCAAAAATAAGCAGGCTTTCCTCGAAGGGCGCATCCGCGAAATCCGTAACATTTTAAATAACGCCCAAATGATTGAAGAAGATGGGGATAACCGCGAGGTACGGCTAGGGTCATCAGTCACGATTCGCTATGAAGACGGCGAAGAAGAAGAATGGATGATTGTCGGTGCTGCCGAAGCTAGCCCCCGCGATGGCAAAATCTCCAATGAATCGCCGATTGGCAGCGCTTTGATGGGTAAACGCGCCCGCCAAAAAGCCACCGCCAGCACCCCCAGCGGGATTATGAAAATGACAGTTCTCAAAATTCGCTAACCAATCCCCACTCAATTCAGTGTGTGACAAAGCCTAAGGCGCACTGGAGAGTGCGCCTTTTGGATTATACAGCGCGTTCTCGGCTATAATAGCCAGCAGGATTCAAGCAGTAGGCCATCCAGCACAGCCCTTTTTTCTTTAGCATTAACACGGGCTGCGTTGGTTCGCTTTACTCTACTATTGAGATTAGCATGGAATTAAACGATTTACAGCAAACACGCTATGGCAAGCTACAGGCGCTGCAAGCCGCTGGCATCGAGCCATATCCAGCCCGAGTGCCGCAACGCACGCATACATTAACCGCCGTGCGTGAGCAATTTTCGGCCTTGGTTGAGGCCAACGCCACGGTGACGATCATGGGGCGCTTGCGCCAACGTCGCGTTATGGGCAAATCAGCGTTCGCCCATTTAAATGACGATCATGGCGCGTTTCAAATTTTTCTCAGCAAAGCCGATGTCGGCGATGAGCCATTCAAGCATTTTGTTGATCTGACTGATCTTGGCGATATTATTGCGGTCACAGGTACGCTCTTTACCACCAAAATGGGCGAACCAAGCGTACATGTCACCAGCTGGACGATGCTCAGCAAGGCGATCACTCCGCCACCCGACAAGCGCGAAGGTCAATTTAGCGACCAAGAAGCTCGCCAACGCCAACGTTATGTTGACTTATCAGCCAATCCCGAAGTTCGCGAAATCTTCCGGATTCGCGCTCGTTTGATCACGGCAATGCGGCGCTACCTCGATGAACGCGGCTTTTTGGAAGTTGAAACGCCAGTATTGCAGGGGATTTATGGTGGCGCAGCGGCGCGACCATTCACCACCCATCATAATCAACTGCACCAAGATTTATACCTGCGGATCGCCACTGAGCTCTATTTGAAGCGCTTGATCGTTGGCGGCTTCGATGGCGTGTATGAAATTGGCAAAAACTTCCGCAACGAAGGCGTTGATCGCACCCACAACCCCGAATTTACTATGATCGAGGTCTATCAAGCCTACGGTGATTATGAATCGATTATGCAATTAACCGAGGGAATGATTCGCTTTGCTGCTGAGCAAATTTTCAACAGCACCAGCATCGAATACCAAGGGCAGCAGATCGAGCTTGGTGGTTCGTGGCAGCGCTTGACCATGCGCGATGCCATTTTTGAAAAAACAGGGGTTGATATTCGCGAGTGCCGCGAATTTGATACACTATGGGAAGCAATTCGCGAAGCTGGCCTGAAAATTGAGCGCAAGCCAACTTGGGCCAAGCAAGTTGATGAGCTATTTAGTGAGTTTGTTGAGCCTGAGTTGATTCAGCCAACGTTTATCACCGAATATCCTCAGCCACTTTCGCCTTTAGCCAAACGCAAAGCCGATGATCCACAGTTTGTCGAGCGCTTTGAGCTATTTATGCTTGGAGCCGAAATTGCCAACGCCTTCAGCGAATTAAACGATCCCTTCGATCAAGAGCAACGTTTCTTGGAGCAAGGCCGCGATTATGCTGCTGGCGATGACGAAGCCATGCAAATGGACGAAGATTATCTTGAGGCGCTCAAAGTTGGCATGCCACCAACTGGCGGCTTGGGCATCGGGATTGATCGGCTGTGTCTATTATTTACCAATCAAACGACGATTCGTGAAGTAATCTTCTTCCCGCATTTGCGCAAGCAGGGCGAGGAGTAGCAACTGGTTGTCAGGAATTGGGGGTCGGGGATCGGGAGCATGATCCAATCATCTAGCTCCAATCAAACGTACCGATCCCCAACTCCCGACAACCAACAACCACATATAAAGGACCCACATAATGCCACGTTCATTAGTAATCGAGCGGGAAAATTTACCAAGCGTGGTGCAAGGCTGGATCGATGCAATCGGCCTTGAGCATCACGATACCGTCGAATTAGTCTTTACTGAAGGCGAATTGGTGTTGCGCAAGCCACTCAGCCCAGAATTACGGGCTTGGGCCAAGGGCGTGGTCGATGCCTATGATCGCGAGTTTCAATCATTAATCGGCTTATAACCTGAGCCAGCCGCAACGTTGCGCAGGCTTACTCAACAATGAAGTGGCATATGCACTACTTAAAACGTGAAGATATGTTGGATATTCATGGCTATTTAGTTGAACGATTCGGCGGTCGGCTCGGACTCAACAGCCTTGATCGACTGATTGGTTTGGTGGTAAGTCAAACCCAGACCTGTTTTGGCGAGGAATTGTATCCCGATTTACCTGCCAAAATAGCCGCCCTGAGCTATACATTGATTAAAAATCGCCCGTTTCGCGCGGGCAATACTGCGACCGCCTTGTTAGTTGCCTTACGTTTAGCCCATATCAACGATCAAACCATCGAAGATATCGAGGGCTTGAGCCATGAACTCGCTGCCGCCGCGCGTTCCGAACGCAGCCAAGAGCAGCTTTTACAATGGTTCAACGATCATCTGATACCTGGCTCATTGTCAATTCAACCACGCTAGGTCAACCGATTTATTCTTGCCGAGGAGCCACGTTTTTTTGCATAGAGCTTCACCCACGTTCGCTGCCACGCTCTATGTGCTCACCACGGTTGTGCTCGCATTTGGCTTTTTTTGGATAAGGAGCTTTTGTGGAACGACGCACAGTGCTGATCACAGGGGCTGCTGGTCGCTGGGGACGGCGATTAGCCCGCCAATTGGCAAAATTTCCGATTGTGCGCGTGATTGGCCTTGATATTACTCCACCAGAACGCCCAATTGATGGCGTTGAGTATATTCAGGCCGATTTACGCAACCCATTGTTGGTCGAATTGCTTCGCACCGAGAAGGTCGAAGGCATTTTACACATGGTCTTTACCTCTGGTTTATCTGGAGGTCGCGGCCTGCTTTCGCCCGAAGATGCCTTTCAAACCAATGTGATGGGCACAATGGAGGTTTTGGCGGCGGCAAACGCTGCTGATGTTAAACAAGTGGTAATCAAAAGCACAACCATGGTTTATGGGGCGCACGTTGATAACCCCTTGTATTTGCATGAAAACGCGCCGCTGCGCGGCACTGATGGTAAGCCATTATTGCGCCATCGCTATGAAATCGAGCGTTTTATCGCCGATTTTCGGCGTAACCACGCCATGAATATCGCGGTTTTGCGCTTTCCAGGCATTGTTGGAGCCAGCGGCGCATCATCAACTATGCGCTACCTAGGCCAACCAACCCCACCAACCCTGCTTGGCTTTGACCCATTGATGCAAATTGTGCATGAGGCCGATGTGATTGGCTCCTTGCTGCATGCCTTGGTCGCTGAAGCCAATGGGGTGTTCAATGTTGCTGCCGATGGCGTGATGCCGCTGAGCCAAATGATTCGGCGGGTTGGTCGCCAACCGTTGCCAATTTTTCACCCCTTGGCCTACGCTGCTGGGCGGTTTAGCTTTGTGCGCCACAATCGGCTAGCCAACCAAATTATGCCTTTTGAATTAGATTATTTGCGCTTTCCTTGGGTTGCCGATACCACGGCCATGCGCGGCGAATTAAATTACGAGCCACGCCACACTGCCGAGGAAGCTCTCGATGCCTTCCGTAGCTCGTTGCGCTTGAAAAGCTACAGCGATTTATTGCCCAAACGCAAAGCCTACGATGGAATTCAAGCCTTTTTAAATCGTCGCCGTCAGGAGGATGAAGCATGAGCGATCAACCCCAAAAACGTCGCCGTCGCGCTGCTGGCGGTGCTGATGAAGCCGAACAAACAATTCCGGTCGTCGATGCGAGCACTGAAGAAACTGCACTTGCAGCCGCCGATGAATATCCAGTCGAGCCTGAAACTCCAATTGAGGTCGTTAATATCGATAATGATCTGCGACGCACCAGCCAAACGCGGATCGATTCGTTACTCTCGGCATTAGAAACCGAAATTCGGGCCTTGCCACCATCGGAAGATGAACGCGAGAGCGCAATCGCCGAAGTGATTCATTTAATTCGTGAATCGCTGACCCGCTGGCCCAAAAAAGCAATCGAGATGGCCGTAACCACGCTCAAAGCCAATATCAACAGCGATTATCTTGATGCTGATTTTTGGAAAGGCATCGGCTTGGTGCTACGCTATCAGCTTGATGCCAACGCCGATATGGTCAAACGGCGCTGGCGTGGCGATTACGCGGTTGATGAATTTGGGCTGGATTATGAATTGCTCGATTTGGCCAAGCCGCTCTTGTTGTTTATGTACCGGAAATATTGGCGGGTCGAAGCAATTGGCCTCGAAAACGTCCCCGATTCAGGCCGCGCCTTGTTAGTTTGTAATCATTCCGGTGTGCTGCCGTGGGATGGGGCGATGGTTGGATCAGCACTCAGTTTTGAGCATGATGCTGGCCGCGTGTTGCGGAATTTGCATCTGAGCTGGTTCTCATCGTTGCCATTTATCTCGCCATTGCTCAGCCGTTTAGGCCAAGTTCAAGCATTACCAGCCAACGCCGAAGCGCTGCTAGAGCGTGATGAGTTGGTTGGGGTGTTTCCTGAAGGCTTGAAGGGTGTTGGCAAATTGTTCAAAGATCGCTATCGCTTGGCGCGGTTTGGGCGGGGTGGCTTTGTCAAAGTCGCGGTCAAAACTGGTGCTCCAATCATTCCGGTTTCGATTATCGGCGGCGAAGAAATTCACCCGCACTTGCATAATGCCAAGTCCGTAGCCAAACTCTTGGGCTTCCCTTATTTTCCAATCACACCAACCTTTCCATGGTTAGGGCCATTGGGCTTGATTCCTTTGCCCACCAAATGGACAATCGTGTTTGGCGAGCCAATCGAGACCGAGCAATATGGCTCGAAGGGTGCAGAAGATCCATTATTGATCTCACAATTGACCGAGCAAGTGCGCACGACCATCCAAAATACCTTGCTTGATCACCTCAAAGATCGCTCGAATATTTTCGTTTAGGCCTTAAGCTCCG from Chloroflexota bacterium includes these protein-coding regions:
- a CDS encoding Fic family protein, with translation MHYLKREDMLDIHGYLVERFGGRLGLNSLDRLIGLVVSQTQTCFGEELYPDLPAKIAALSYTLIKNRPFRAGNTATALLVALRLAHINDQTIEDIEGLSHELAAAARSERSQEQLLQWFNDHLIPGSLSIQPR
- a CDS encoding NAD-dependent epimerase/dehydratase family protein, which produces MERRTVLITGAAGRWGRRLARQLAKFPIVRVIGLDITPPERPIDGVEYIQADLRNPLLVELLRTEKVEGILHMVFTSGLSGGRGLLSPEDAFQTNVMGTMEVLAAANAADVKQVVIKSTTMVYGAHVDNPLYLHENAPLRGTDGKPLLRHRYEIERFIADFRRNHAMNIAVLRFPGIVGASGASSTMRYLGQPTPPTLLGFDPLMQIVHEADVIGSLLHALVAEANGVFNVAADGVMPLSQMIRRVGRQPLPIFHPLAYAAGRFSFVRHNRLANQIMPFELDYLRFPWVADTTAMRGELNYEPRHTAEEALDAFRSSLRLKSYSDLLPKRKAYDGIQAFLNRRRQEDEA
- a CDS encoding acyltransferase family protein, yielding MSDQPQKRRRRAAGGADEAEQTIPVVDASTEETALAAADEYPVEPETPIEVVNIDNDLRRTSQTRIDSLLSALETEIRALPPSEDERESAIAEVIHLIRESLTRWPKKAIEMAVTTLKANINSDYLDADFWKGIGLVLRYQLDANADMVKRRWRGDYAVDEFGLDYELLDLAKPLLLFMYRKYWRVEAIGLENVPDSGRALLVCNHSGVLPWDGAMVGSALSFEHDAGRVLRNLHLSWFSSLPFISPLLSRLGQVQALPANAEALLERDELVGVFPEGLKGVGKLFKDRYRLARFGRGGFVKVAVKTGAPIIPVSIIGGEEIHPHLHNAKSVAKLLGFPYFPITPTFPWLGPLGLIPLPTKWTIVFGEPIETEQYGSKGAEDPLLISQLTEQVRTTIQNTLLDHLKDRSNIFV
- the greA gene encoding transcription elongation factor GreA, with product MTDKPFYLTKEGRAKLEAEIEELETTGRMEVAERIRQAKELGDISESGEYEDAKNKQAFLEGRIREIRNILNNAQMIEEDGDNREVRLGSSVTIRYEDGEEEEWMIVGAAEASPRDGKISNESPIGSALMGKRARQKATASTPSGIMKMTVLKIR
- the lysS gene encoding lysine--tRNA ligase, translating into MELNDLQQTRYGKLQALQAAGIEPYPARVPQRTHTLTAVREQFSALVEANATVTIMGRLRQRRVMGKSAFAHLNDDHGAFQIFLSKADVGDEPFKHFVDLTDLGDIIAVTGTLFTTKMGEPSVHVTSWTMLSKAITPPPDKREGQFSDQEARQRQRYVDLSANPEVREIFRIRARLITAMRRYLDERGFLEVETPVLQGIYGGAAARPFTTHHNQLHQDLYLRIATELYLKRLIVGGFDGVYEIGKNFRNEGVDRTHNPEFTMIEVYQAYGDYESIMQLTEGMIRFAAEQIFNSTSIEYQGQQIELGGSWQRLTMRDAIFEKTGVDIRECREFDTLWEAIREAGLKIERKPTWAKQVDELFSEFVEPELIQPTFITEYPQPLSPLAKRKADDPQFVERFELFMLGAEIANAFSELNDPFDQEQRFLEQGRDYAAGDDEAMQMDEDYLEALKVGMPPTGGLGIGIDRLCLLFTNQTTIREVIFFPHLRKQGEE
- a CDS encoding DUF402 domain-containing protein — encoded protein: MALDMYPKIAIHGFKWPKRPTAQAIGYLIGTDQFGHWLGIIAGSVWQHCNGQQGTFEQSFVKLIPYNAYWSACFNCSGKLIDVDIVLPHIWANQLIEEVDLEIDLLKMDDGRLEIRDQAEFTVVCQRWPMPASLVNQVHATTSQIYQQLATEAEPFKCVGVQWLARFLQQIEGL